A stretch of Lathyrus oleraceus cultivar Zhongwan6 chromosome 6, CAAS_Psat_ZW6_1.0, whole genome shotgun sequence DNA encodes these proteins:
- the LOC127095756 gene encoding uncharacterized protein LOC127095756 encodes MARNGMGATLQRPLYASPLAEFILQAEAPRGMKVPKYTKFGRESGEPTIEHVARYLTESGDLANNECLRVKNFPSSLTKAAFTWFTSLASSSIDSWAKLEKKSLKARCFTQVPEHELVQMVAGGLDYSIRKKIDPTFVKSMSQLADRVRHLERLRLEKVRHNKSKKEKVAFVDYDATDPIYEADYASSTDLEIDMAELKPGSAYECRSLLPAQGKNPVKNNPKFPAKTYTFDVTKCEEIFDLLFKDGQMVVPPGTKIPPDLVQKAIQEGMLKFAGRRMKIDADPLHQEEALFVEPVKINMVEITEYDEADMLKQTGESPDVDIAEVYPRADEDLVDFLYRCVYMRF; translated from the exons atggctagaaaTGGTATGGGTGCCACGTTGCAAAGGCCACTATACGCCTCCCCGTTGGCTGAATTTATTCTCCAAGCCGAGGCGCCAAGGGGAATGAAGGTGCCTAAGTACACTAAATTTGGGAGAGAATCTGGTGAACCGACAATAGAGCATGTTGCCAGATATCTAACAGAGTCAGGAGATCTAGCTAATAATGAATGTTTAAGAGTAAAAAACTTTCCCTCTTCTCTGactaaggctgccttcacatggtttacTTCTTTGGCCTCAAGTTCAATTGATTCATGGGCcaaattagaaaagaa GTCAttaaaggctagatgtttcacgcaagtgccagaacatgagCTTGTTCAGATGGTTGCAGGGgggttagattattccattaggaagaaaatagacccaACCTTTGTGAAAAGTATGTCACAATTGGCCGATAGAGTTCGACATCTCGAACGGCTAAGGTTAGAAAAAGTTAGACACAATAAGTCTAAGAAAGAAAAAGTAGCGTTTGTCGACTACGACGCAACAGACCCAATATATGAGGCTGATTATGCTTCATCGACCGATTTAGAAATCGACATGGCTGAGTTAAAGCCAGGGTCGGCCTACGAGTGTCGATCATTACTTCCTGCGCAAGGAAAAAATCCTGTAAAAAACAATCCAAAATTCCCTGCGAAAACTTACACTTTTGATgtgacaaagtgtgaggaaatttttgacCTGTTGTTCAAAGATGGCCAAATGGTGGTAccacctggtactaaaataccacc ggatctggttCAGAAAGCGATTCAAGAAGGCATGCTGAAGTTTGCTGGCCGCAGAATGAAGATCGACGCTGATCCTCTCCACCAGGAGGAAGCCCTATTTGTGGAGCCAGTCaagatcaacatggtcgagatcaccgAATACGATGAGGCCGACATGCTGAAGCAAACCGGGGAAAGCCCAGATGTTGATATAGCTGAAGTTTacccaagggctgatgaagaCTTGGTAGATTTCCTGTATCGATGTGTATACATGCGTTTTTGA